The Salvia miltiorrhiza cultivar Shanhuang (shh) chromosome 1, IMPLAD_Smil_shh, whole genome shotgun sequence genome has a window encoding:
- the LOC131019322 gene encoding uncharacterized protein LOC131019322 has product MYWKVIIALLLAFLAWVYKAVRPPPPRPHGVSGPRIKLRDGRFLSYKEYGVPKESAKYKIILVHGFGSCKHEDAFSQSELVEKLGVHMVSFDRPGYGESDPDPKRTLKSVALDIAELGDELGFGPKFYVVGCSMGGQLVWGCLKYIPHRLAGAALLAPVINCWWPSFPPKLSAAAFRQQFPEDQWASRVARYAPWLVYWWNTQKWFPPNSVIAGRANFSAPDLEILSKRDLSSIDMEYPTQQGVYESLHRDMIVGFGRWDFDPMEIEDPFHGEKGSVHLWQGDQDGLVPVALQRYIAKKLPWINYHEMPNTGHMFLALESAQDAVLHALFAS; this is encoded by the exons ATGTATTGGAAAGTAATCATCGCATTGTTGTTGGCGTTTCTAGCGTGGGTGTATAAGGCCGTCCGCCCTCCGCcaccgcggccccacggcgtcTCGGGGCCAAGAATCAAGCTTCGAGATGGGAGATTCTTGTCCTACAAGGAGTATGGAGTCCCTAAAGAGAGTGCCAAATACAAAATCATCTTGGTTCATGGCTTTGGCTCTTGCAAACATGAAGATGCCTTTAGTCAATCG GAGCTGGTGGAGAAGCTGGGCGTACACATGGTGTCGTTTGATAGGCCGGGGTACGGGGAGAGCGACCCCGACCCGAAGAGAACGTTGAAGAGTGTTGCTTTGGACATAGCAGAGCTTGGTGATGAGTTAGGCTTTGGTCCTAAGTTTTATGTGGTGGGATGTTCCATGGGGGGGCAGCTTGTTTGGGGATGCCTCAAATACATCCCTCATAG ACTGGCCGGAGCTGCGCTGCTAGCTCCGGTGATCAACTGCTGGTGGCCTAGTTTTCCTCCCAAGCTATCGGCAGCAGCGTTCCGGCAGCAGTTCCCCGAGGACCAGTGGGCGTCGCGGGTCGCCCGCTACGCCCCGTGGCTCGTCTACTGGTGGAACACTCAGAAGTGGTTTCCTCCCAATAGTGTGATAGCCGGGAGGGCTAATTTTTCCGCACCGGATCTTGAAATTCTGTCGAAACGTGACCTAAGTTCAATTGACATg GAGTATCCGACGCAACAGGGCGTGTATGAGTCGCTTCACCGCGATATGATTGTGGGGTTTGGGCGATGGGATTTTGATCCTATGGAAATTGAGGATCCTTTCCACGGTGAAAAAGGATCAGTTCATCTGTGGCAGGGCGACCAGGACGGGTTAGTCCCGGTTGCCCTGCAGCGCTACATTGCTAAAAAGCTTCCTTGGATTAATTATCATGAGATGCCAAACACAGGGCATATGTTCTTAGCTTTGGAAAGCGCCCAAGATGCTGTATTGCATGCACTTTTTGCTAGTTAG